Proteins found in one Mycoplasmopsis citelli genomic segment:
- a CDS encoding pyrimidine-nucleoside phosphorylase has protein sequence MRVVDLIDKKRLNKELSEVEIKFLINSYVSGDVPDYQMSAFLMAVVFNSMTTKEIAQMTKYMLYSGDVITLKEIPGIKVDKHSTGGIGDKTTLAVAPIVAALGAPVAKMSGRGLGHTGGTIDKLESIPSFNVELSEEEFKSQVKEHLIAIIGQSSQLVPADKKLYALRDVTATVESIPLIASSIMSKKLATGADAILLDVKCGNGAFMKDLASATELAQTMINIGKELGVDVRAEITNMSRPIGRQIGNKNEVLEAILTLQGQGPEDFKELVYSSCSTILEQAKIASSHSEAQKMVQEVISNGKALEKFYQLVSLQGGDVKALKDPNFWSPKYKLEVISNSQGYLEIFDALTFGIVSMKLGAGRATKEDPIDFEAGITLNKKTNEFVKVGEVLFTLYSSKEIDASLVEELKSGYKFNSAPIENQIILQKLK, from the coding sequence ATGCGTGTAGTTGATTTAATTGATAAAAAACGTCTTAATAAAGAACTATCTGAAGTAGAAATTAAGTTTTTAATTAATTCTTATGTTAGCGGAGATGTTCCTGATTATCAAATGAGTGCTTTTTTAATGGCAGTTGTTTTTAATTCAATGACTACTAAAGAAATTGCTCAAATGACTAAATATATGCTTTATTCAGGAGATGTAATTACTCTAAAAGAAATCCCTGGAATTAAAGTTGATAAACATTCTACTGGAGGAATTGGCGATAAAACCACTTTGGCAGTAGCTCCTATTGTGGCCGCTTTAGGAGCTCCGGTTGCTAAAATGTCAGGTCGAGGGTTAGGACATACTGGCGGAACTATTGACAAACTTGAATCCATTCCTAGTTTTAATGTCGAATTAAGTGAAGAAGAATTTAAATCTCAAGTTAAAGAACATTTAATTGCCATCATTGGACAAAGTTCTCAACTAGTTCCTGCTGATAAAAAACTTTATGCATTACGAGATGTTACTGCTACTGTTGAATCAATTCCTTTAATTGCTTCAAGTATTATGAGTAAAAAACTCGCTACCGGAGCAGATGCTATTTTACTGGATGTAAAATGTGGCAATGGAGCTTTTATGAAGGATTTAGCTTCAGCTACAGAACTAGCTCAAACTATGATTAACATCGGAAAAGAATTAGGTGTTGATGTGCGTGCTGAAATAACCAATATGTCTAGACCAATTGGTCGTCAAATTGGGAATAAAAACGAAGTTTTAGAAGCTATTTTAACTCTTCAAGGTCAAGGACCAGAAGATTTTAAAGAGTTAGTTTATTCTTCATGTTCAACTATTTTAGAACAAGCTAAAATAGCTTCTTCGCACTCAGAAGCTCAAAAAATGGTTCAAGAAGTTATTTCAAATGGAAAAGCACTTGAAAAATTTTATCAATTAGTCTCACTTCAAGGTGGAGATGTTAAGGCTTTAAAAGACCCAAACTTTTGGTCTCCAAAATACAAATTAGAAGTTATTAGTAATTCTCAAGGTTATTTAGAAATTTTTGATGCATTAACTTTTGGAATTGTTTCAATGAAATTAGGAGCTGGAAGAGCCACTAAAGAAGATCCTATTGATTTTGAAGCTGGAATTACTTTAAATAAAAAAACTAATGAATTTGTTAAAGTTGGCGAAGTACTTTTTACTCTTTATTCTTCTAAAGAAATTGATGCTTCACTTGTAGAAGAATTAAAATCTGGATATAAATTTAATTCTGCACCAATTGAAAACCAAATAATCTTACAAAAACTTAAATAA
- the deoC gene encoding deoxyribose-phosphate aldolase, with the protein MNYNKMIDHTFLKAEATHKDIDKLVSEAKQYGFKTVCVNSSYVKYVKEKLSGSDIGITSVVGFPLGAMITQAKAFEAKLALDHGADEIDMVINVGKFKQGEYEYVLNDIKKVKEACGNKVLKVIIETALLTADEIKKATEIVLKSGAEFIKTSTGFSYRGATLEDVQLMKSVAGDKLLIKAAGGISNLDDLVAMYNAGATRFGTSRSVAIVSGKDSKNGY; encoded by the coding sequence ATGAATTACAACAAAATGATTGATCACACCTTCTTAAAAGCTGAAGCAACTCATAAAGATATTGATAAACTTGTTAGTGAAGCAAAGCAATATGGATTTAAAACTGTTTGCGTTAATTCTTCATATGTAAAATATGTTAAAGAAAAATTAAGCGGAAGTGATATTGGAATTACTTCAGTAGTAGGCTTTCCTCTTGGAGCAATGATAACCCAAGCTAAAGCTTTTGAAGCAAAACTTGCCCTTGATCATGGAGCTGATGAAATTGACATGGTAATAAATGTTGGTAAATTTAAGCAAGGTGAATACGAATATGTTTTAAATGACATTAAAAAAGTTAAAGAAGCTTGCGGGAATAAGGTACTAAAAGTCATTATTGAAACCGCCTTACTTACAGCTGATGAAATTAAAAAAGCCACCGAAATAGTTTTAAAATCAGGAGCTGAATTTATCAAAACTTCAACAGGATTTAGTTACCGTGGAGCTACTTTAGAAGATGTTCAGTTAATGAAAAGTGTTGCTGGAGATAAATTGCTTATTAAAGCTGCTGGAGGAATTAGCAATTTAGATGATTTAGTTGCTATGTATAACGCTGGAGCTACTCGTTTTGGAACCAGTCGTTCAGTGGCTATTGTTAGTGGGAAAGATTCTAAAAACGGATATTAG
- a CDS encoding MAG1360 family OppF-related protein: protein MKRNNLLLTIWNMFHYQNKNGQNRFLNIPRIDIYENTSTAFYIDSQYNDFSYSFFWENIIKNNTNTISLWTENSDNKSKKVLLKKEEIQKHISYLELKNIVQKDDNNLPIYTIWKDCLKEYENDKNLKQQLKQTFHLFEISIKNAFYNILFKKSEHIIISNTELIRTMQFLKNNIKSKSAVLSASELLELIENFNKKIILIQNNLFEKYFELFDDLVKHLQIYSDNKLLENGTYQQQEIKEHIMELDFLNKISQASIQKIYNDLKIRDINTEIEFYKNYKNSVSMQGNNQIQVIKHHLKSQLKALKSQIKKYPSNTLSKTQLYKNYFYFKSILKLWTKYENDLQYAPIEEIAQLDKQIISEKLFFNIGNKKNIYKASLFKKYLIYKTIENDFDNIASPTYQISEANRKQIQDKINSLQKRLSKLNNNSFNQSPLKRNVVKIQSLKEKIKLAEADLLWNNLSELKLYKSKLKTKNLKIKQLIASTKKTLKDSNSFFKYIREFIDNHHSKNEILFNDQYINFENFFTQYIDLEIFNEFIILLSNFSLNKIKDSNKFINYFLGVSKFVKAINYLSINSINFFYPYKELTFLEVAKLKLVKYYLNQSKVILIEDDPSVESYHIKNEFFRVFKNIAKDNNITYVFLTEDIKFLLDNFDYLHMFYNNTTIEGGELKSILHNSLHPLTRKILIKKAIKNISLNNVLEDYVFNEFITPNQQNYHYIYSKYGNYKQWKNSQIDIKQNFQNNEEQTFDMKLDKLVEVNLFSFLENMEVDLTNFGRKSNLDRKILPADFTEKFDKPQDNEQAF from the coding sequence ATGAAAAGAAACAATTTGCTCCTTACGATTTGAAATATGTTCCATTATCAAAATAAAAACGGCCAAAACCGTTTTTTAAACATACCTCGAATTGATATTTACGAAAATACATCTACAGCTTTTTACATCGATTCGCAATATAATGATTTTTCATATTCATTTTTTTGAGAAAATATTATCAAAAACAATACCAATACTATCTCATTGTGAACTGAAAATTCTGATAATAAGAGCAAAAAAGTTTTATTAAAAAAAGAAGAGATTCAAAAACACATTAGTTATTTAGAGTTAAAAAACATTGTTCAAAAAGATGATAATAACTTACCCATTTACACCATTTGAAAAGATTGTCTTAAAGAATATGAAAATGATAAAAATTTAAAGCAACAACTAAAGCAAACTTTTCATTTATTTGAAATTTCTATTAAGAATGCTTTTTATAATATTTTGTTTAAAAAATCTGAACACATTATTATTTCCAACACCGAATTAATTCGTACTATGCAGTTTTTAAAAAACAACATTAAATCCAAAAGCGCTGTATTATCAGCTTCAGAATTACTTGAACTTATTGAAAATTTCAATAAAAAAATTATATTAATTCAAAATAATTTATTCGAAAAATATTTTGAACTTTTTGATGATTTAGTTAAACATTTACAAATATATTCAGATAATAAACTCCTTGAAAATGGAACCTATCAACAACAAGAAATCAAAGAACATATAATGGAACTTGATTTTTTAAACAAGATCTCTCAAGCTTCAATTCAAAAGATTTATAATGACTTAAAAATTCGGGATATTAATACAGAAATTGAATTTTATAAAAATTATAAAAACTCAGTTTCTATGCAAGGAAACAACCAAATTCAAGTTATTAAACACCATTTAAAAAGCCAGCTGAAAGCTTTAAAAAGCCAAATTAAAAAATATCCCTCTAATACTTTGAGCAAAACTCAACTGTATAAAAATTACTTTTATTTTAAAAGCATTTTAAAATTATGAACTAAATACGAAAATGATCTTCAATATGCACCAATTGAAGAAATAGCGCAACTTGATAAACAAATTATTAGCGAAAAATTATTTTTTAACATCGGAAATAAAAAAAATATTTATAAAGCTTCCTTATTTAAAAAGTATTTGATTTATAAAACTATTGAAAATGATTTTGATAATATCGCATCCCCAACATATCAAATTTCTGAAGCTAATCGCAAACAAATTCAAGATAAAATCAATTCGTTGCAAAAAAGGTTATCAAAACTTAACAATAATTCCTTTAATCAAAGTCCTTTAAAACGAAATGTTGTTAAAATTCAATCGCTAAAAGAGAAAATTAAACTCGCTGAAGCTGATTTACTGTGAAATAATCTTTCAGAACTTAAACTGTATAAAAGTAAACTTAAAACCAAAAATTTAAAAATTAAGCAACTCATTGCTAGCACTAAAAAAACTCTTAAAGATTCCAATTCCTTTTTTAAATATATTCGGGAATTTATTGATAATCATCACAGTAAAAATGAGATTTTATTTAACGATCAATACATTAATTTTGAAAACTTTTTTACTCAATATATTGACTTAGAAATTTTTAATGAGTTTATTATTTTACTTAGTAATTTTAGTTTAAATAAAATTAAAGATTCTAATAAATTCATCAACTATTTCCTTGGAGTATCAAAATTTGTTAAAGCAATTAATTATTTATCAATTAATAGTATTAACTTTTTTTATCCATATAAAGAGTTAACTTTTTTAGAGGTAGCTAAGTTGAAATTAGTCAAATACTATCTTAATCAAAGTAAGGTAATTTTAATTGAAGATGATCCAAGTGTTGAGAGTTATCATATCAAAAATGAGTTTTTTAGAGTCTTTAAAAATATTGCCAAAGACAACAATATTACATATGTTTTTTTAACAGAAGATATTAAATTTTTACTAGATAATTTTGATTATTTACACATGTTTTACAATAACACAACAATTGAAGGAGGCGAGTTAAAAAGTATTTTGCATAACTCCTTACATCCACTAACTCGAAAAATTTTAATTAAAAAAGCGATCAAAAACATCTCGCTAAATAATGTTTTAGAAGATTATGTTTTTAATGAGTTTATTACCCCAAATCAACAAAATTATCATTATATTTACAGTAAATATGGAAATTATAAACAATGAAAAAATTCCCAAATTGATATTAAACAAAATTTTCAAAATAACGAAGAACAAACTTTTGATATGAAATTAGACAAACTTGTTGAAGTGAATTTATTTAGTTTTTTAGAAAATATGGAAGTAGATTTGACAAATTTTGGACGTAAAAGTAATTTAGATCGTAAGATTTTACCCGCAGATTTTACCGAAAAATTCGACAAACCACAAGATAATGAACAAGCCTTTTAA
- a CDS encoding putative quinol monooxygenase, translating to MIFAKATLYQVKEEKLKGFVDYMFILTKKTRMLSNNLSFEYGFNGKDIILFERWTSLQEYENHIKTQEYSKELSTLKKMSRGVVVLYSMDTLS from the coding sequence ATGATCTTTGCTAAGGCAACTCTTTACCAAGTCAAAGAGGAGAAACTGAAAGGTTTTGTTGATTATATGTTCATTTTGACTAAAAAAACCCGTATGTTGTCAAATAATTTATCATTTGAATATGGTTTTAATGGTAAAGATATTATTCTCTTTGAAAGGTGAACAAGTTTACAAGAATACGAAAACCACATTAAAACTCAAGAGTATTCAAAAGAACTGTCAACCTTGAAAAAAATGTCAAGAGGTGTTGTTGTTCTTTATTCAATGGATACGTTATCATAA
- a CDS encoding P68 family surface lipoprotein, producing MTSKFKKVILGASGLLGGTSLGFLASCSSDGNPIPVRTETEPTNTNEDAKYEERVEASRYGANPSASSKRFDANVQDKIIIGTTWSEGGPQVKALNAIIEKYNELVEAGSSDVASVAKMVEQKNIGSGYTAGASQVDRDLTARNGKELYNLILNYPNVASRLAEYDMLLSFNDELAKYNTDINRFVGEFKKSNENIEFVQNDSTYIIPFAKSTLAFSINAPVLSYIIDEMKKAGAKIADDQDTQNFVKTLDAKGKNDRNSVASIWGNARSGVNFNDYTISMELFKNYKDLLEFSEKAQSLFEKSYNNNDPVNAQTHVFGMSDPTSFMKTSLFSQVDGDYEKMDSYSTKVNGITKTNFGALKSGGTASTELSKIYTTLSKAVSSGGVKLYPSGQYPSGEQTKHLIAFSTGSTSGFERNFISSDPIFIKNEIRLSSDLSSDSDTMVSFNLTKLGNDEVAKFSKFDNKLYKYTYKIADKDAEKKERFNLVFASEADQKAFEDKVNSSPDTHKDFIIKVSNYKDGKDSENYKKLYEDAKSKGYFAGFVKEVKKDPSKAKTTLLLYMTGGRNSLDIQESAKKALEGLGFELTGKDTTRELNREELVAISAPLKWSKENRLNVIYGQGPSLIGIHTNTGDDWATKAFVSWLFNNKVYDFKSPYASDDKTYRLTAIQFFDKFASYYTASTESKNLDSTIFGDNDFLKNASELFKTAQNENGYVIYEEPASSFSDPFRRSIDGAFSGLQQSAINKNPQSFDQFVEKLKFPNPTN from the coding sequence ATGACTTCAAAGTTTAAAAAAGTAATTTTAGGGGCTAGCGGACTTTTAGGTGGAACAAGCTTGGGATTTTTAGCATCTTGTTCTTCAGATGGAAATCCAATACCTGTTAGAACAGAAACTGAACCAACAAACACAAATGAAGACGCGAAATACGAAGAAAGAGTTGAGGCATCTAGATATGGTGCAAATCCAAGTGCTTCTTCAAAACGTTTTGATGCAAATGTTCAAGATAAAATTATAATAGGAACAACTTGATCAGAAGGCGGGCCACAAGTTAAAGCTCTTAATGCAATAATTGAAAAATATAACGAATTAGTTGAAGCTGGATCAAGCGATGTAGCTAGTGTGGCTAAAATGGTTGAGCAAAAAAACATAGGATCAGGATATACTGCAGGTGCAAGTCAAGTTGATAGAGATCTTACTGCTAGAAATGGTAAAGAGCTTTATAATTTAATCTTAAATTATCCAAATGTTGCTTCAAGGTTAGCTGAATACGACATGCTTCTTAGTTTTAATGATGAATTAGCTAAATACAATACCGATATTAATCGTTTTGTTGGTGAGTTCAAAAAAAGTAATGAAAATATTGAATTTGTTCAAAATGATTCAACATACATTATTCCGTTTGCAAAATCCACTTTAGCTTTTTCTATTAATGCACCAGTTCTTTCATACATTATTGACGAAATGAAAAAAGCGGGTGCAAAAATTGCTGATGATCAAGACACACAAAATTTTGTAAAAACCTTAGATGCTAAAGGTAAAAATGATAGAAATTCTGTCGCTTCAATTTGAGGTAATGCTCGTAGCGGAGTTAATTTTAATGATTATACAATTTCGATGGAATTATTTAAAAATTACAAGGATCTTCTTGAATTTTCGGAAAAAGCACAAAGTTTATTTGAAAAATCATACAATAATAACGATCCAGTAAATGCACAAACACACGTTTTTGGTATGTCTGATCCAACATCATTTATGAAAACATCGCTTTTCTCTCAAGTTGATGGAGATTATGAAAAAATGGATTCATATTCAACAAAAGTTAATGGAATTACAAAAACTAACTTCGGCGCTTTAAAATCAGGTGGAACCGCAAGTACAGAGCTTTCAAAAATTTATACAACTCTTTCTAAAGCAGTTTCAAGCGGAGGAGTTAAATTATACCCTAGTGGACAATACCCATCAGGAGAGCAAACTAAACATTTAATAGCATTTTCTACAGGTTCAACTTCTGGGTTTGAAAGAAATTTTATTTCATCAGATCCTATATTTATTAAAAATGAAATTCGATTATCAAGCGATTTATCAAGCGATTCAGACACCATGGTTTCATTCAACCTAACAAAATTAGGTAATGATGAAGTAGCTAAATTCAGTAAGTTTGATAATAAGCTTTATAAATATACATATAAAATTGCTGATAAAGATGCAGAAAAAAAAGAAAGATTCAATTTAGTTTTTGCTAGTGAAGCAGACCAAAAAGCTTTTGAAGATAAAGTTAATTCTTCGCCAGATACACACAAAGACTTCATTATTAAAGTAAGCAATTATAAAGATGGTAAAGATTCAGAAAATTACAAAAAACTTTATGAAGACGCAAAAAGCAAAGGTTATTTTGCAGGATTTGTTAAAGAAGTTAAAAAAGATCCTTCAAAAGCGAAAACAACCCTTCTTTTATATATGACAGGAGGAAGAAATTCGCTAGATATTCAAGAATCAGCTAAAAAAGCTCTTGAGGGATTAGGTTTTGAATTAACAGGTAAAGATACAACTAGAGAATTAAATAGAGAAGAACTAGTAGCTATTTCTGCTCCATTAAAATGAAGCAAAGAAAACAGACTTAATGTTATTTATGGACAAGGGCCATCGCTAATAGGAATTCATACAAATACTGGTGATGATTGAGCAACTAAAGCATTTGTTAGCTGATTATTTAACAATAAAGTATATGATTTTAAATCCCCATATGCTAGTGACGATAAAACATATAGATTAACTGCAATTCAATTTTTTGATAAATTCGCTTCATACTATACTGCTTCAACTGAATCGAAAAATCTTGATTCGACAATATTTGGAGACAATGATTTTCTTAAAAATGCGAGTGAATTATTTAAAACTGCGCAAAATGAAAATGGATATGTAATTTACGAAGAACCTGCTTCATCATTTTCGGATCCATTTAGAAGATCGATTGACGGTGCTTTTTCTGGATTACAACAGTCAGCAATCAACAAAAATCCACAAAGTTTTGATCAATTTGTAGAAAAACTTAAATTTCCAAATCCAACAAACTAG
- a CDS encoding ATP-binding protein, with product MSLINKDGKYNNGALILSDQNPTITKFDVFQGTNTLSFRDKKEFEGSVLKQIDEVLYFANLSNRMKITISGKPDRDEYLDIPERALREAIVNCYCHRDYTLSGDIKIEFYDDRVIIFSPGSIPDGLTLENIKSGMVAKRNKNIVEALRKVGIIENYGTGVRRIFDDYDDFAKKPDYNISDNRVIVTLFNRNYQKINDTQNDTQNDTQNDTQLSLKNKPNERYKQIIKLIKKNKNITNEGLAGILKLSIRTIKRDTKTLIDDGKIKYEGSSKKGYWIIQNKNNKK from the coding sequence TTGTCCTTAATAAATAAAGACGGAAAATACAATAATGGTGCATTAATTTTGAGCGATCAAAACCCTACAATTACAAAATTTGATGTATTTCAAGGAACTAATACTTTATCTTTTCGTGATAAAAAAGAATTTGAAGGCTCAGTTTTAAAGCAAATTGATGAAGTGTTATATTTTGCAAATTTATCAAATCGCATGAAGATAACTATATCAGGAAAACCTGATAGAGATGAATATTTGGATATTCCAGAAAGAGCTTTAAGAGAAGCGATTGTAAATTGTTATTGTCATAGAGATTACACTTTAAGTGGTGATATTAAAATTGAATTTTATGATGACCGAGTGATAATTTTCTCTCCAGGGAGTATACCAGATGGATTAACTTTAGAAAATATCAAAAGCGGTATGGTAGCAAAAAGGAATAAAAATATAGTAGAAGCTTTACGTAAAGTTGGAATAATTGAAAATTATGGAACAGGTGTTCGAAGAATTTTTGATGATTATGATGATTTTGCAAAAAAGCCAGATTATAATATTTCAGATAATAGGGTAATTGTGACTTTGTTTAATAGAAATTATCAGAAAATCAATGACACCCAAAATGACACCCAAAATGACACCCAAAATGACACCCAACTATCTCTAAAGAATAAACCTAATGAAAGATATAAACAAATTATTAAATTAATAAAGAAAAATAAAAATATAACAAACGAAGGACTTGCAGGTATTTTAAAATTATCAATAAGAACTATAAAAAGGGACACAAAAACACTGATAGATGATGGCAAAATTAAATATGAAGGAAGTTCTAAAAAAGGATATTGAATAATCCAGAATAAAAACAATAAAAAATAA
- the deoD gene encoding purine-nucleoside phosphorylase yields MTPHINAQKGEIAKLVIMPGDPLRAKFIAETYLDDGYKLVNSVRNMFMYTGTYKGKPVTIAGSGMGCPSIGIYSYELFKFYDVDTIVRIGSAGSYLKELGLYEVVLATEAYADSGAFRRLVLDKEENLAYPSVKVNDQIQSIAQNLDIKLNLGRVHSSDVFYSNTSLEQRIKETKAIAVEMESYALFTNAEATGKNAACLLTISDNLITKEETSAEERQSAFTKMMEIALSLAK; encoded by the coding sequence ATGACACCACATATTAATGCACAAAAAGGAGAAATTGCTAAGTTGGTAATTATGCCTGGAGATCCTTTAAGGGCTAAGTTTATTGCCGAAACTTATTTAGATGATGGCTATAAATTAGTCAATTCAGTGCGAAATATGTTTATGTATACTGGAACATATAAAGGAAAACCTGTAACTATAGCCGGAAGTGGAATGGGTTGTCCTTCAATAGGGATTTATTCATATGAATTATTTAAATTTTATGATGTAGATACTATTGTTCGGATTGGTTCTGCAGGTTCATATTTAAAAGAACTAGGGCTTTATGAAGTTGTGTTAGCTACTGAAGCTTATGCTGATTCAGGTGCTTTTCGAAGACTTGTTCTTGATAAAGAAGAAAATTTAGCCTATCCATCAGTTAAAGTTAACGATCAAATTCAAAGTATTGCTCAAAATCTAGATATTAAGCTCAATTTAGGGAGAGTTCATTCTTCGGATGTGTTTTATTCAAATACATCACTAGAGCAAAGAATTAAAGAAACTAAAGCCATTGCTGTAGAAATGGAATCATATGCACTTTTTACCAACGCTGAAGCTACAGGTAAAAACGCCGCTTGTTTATTAACTATTTCTGATAATTTAATCACCAAAGAAGAAACAAGTGCTGAAGAGCGTCAAAGTGCATTTACTAAAATGATGGAGATTGCTTTATCGTTAGCAAAATAA
- a CDS encoding AlbA family DNA-binding domain-containing protein, which produces MEDANIEYKLDIPKNEKDFKAEIVSFLNTKGGEIFLGVNDDGKLNQEIADSKKKKWEETLSNWIFNAFSPDVTNLISIYPNENPFRIKILEGKKKPYFYKNGEGFNGRGVYIRIESTKRLATSNQVERMIKSRDASDFETISIGRTDLTFEYLKKRYKEKGINFNKKLCP; this is translated from the coding sequence ATGGAAGACGCTAACATTGAATATAAATTAGATATCCCTAAAAATGAAAAAGATTTCAAAGCAGAAATAGTTTCATTTTTAAATACTAAAGGTGGAGAAATTTTTTTAGGAGTTAATGATGATGGTAAACTTAATCAGGAAATAGCAGATAGCAAAAAGAAAAAATGGGAAGAAACTTTATCAAATTGGATATTTAATGCATTTAGTCCTGATGTTACAAATTTAATTTCTATATATCCAAATGAAAATCCTTTTAGAATTAAAATCTTAGAAGGCAAAAAGAAACCATATTTTTATAAAAATGGCGAAGGTTTTAATGGTAGAGGTGTATATATAAGGATTGAAAGCACTAAAAGATTAGCTACCTCTAATCAAGTAGAAAGAATGATCAAAAGTCGTGATGCTAGCGATTTTGAAACAATTAGTATCGGTAGAACTGATTTAACTTTTGAATATCTTAAAAAAAGATATAAAGAAAAAGGGATTAATTTCAATAAAAAACTTTGTCCTTAA
- the metK gene encoding methionine adenosyltransferase produces the protein MRKLFTSESVGRGHPDKVCDQISDAILDSYLTLDPHAKVAIETLASGNMIVIAGEVKSKVDIDVIEIAKNILRQLGYYSYKTSIIVDIKEQSNDINQGVELGNQVGEELGAGDQGIMFGYATNETEQYMPLAIMLAHEIVKIADKYRENGSFKWAKADMKSQVTLDYSDPLQTTVDTILFSIQHSPKYNKEEFDAFIKNVVIKEALAKYNLQLPSKLLINPTGNFVIGGPTGDTGLTGRKIIVDTYGGAARHGGGAFSGKDATKMDRSAAYAARWIAKNIVAANLADKVEIQIAYSIGVAEVVSVMVECFGTNKVDVSLIEDAIVNLFDLTPKGIINSLDLRKPKYLLTSYYGHFGRSDVDFTWERLDKVEEIKNYIAKHK, from the coding sequence ATGAGAAAATTATTTACCAGCGAATCTGTTGGTCGTGGTCACCCTGATAAAGTTTGTGATCAAATATCAGATGCAATTTTAGATTCGTACTTAACTTTAGATCCGCATGCAAAAGTAGCCATTGAAACACTTGCATCCGGAAATATGATTGTTATTGCTGGAGAAGTTAAATCCAAAGTTGATATTGATGTAATTGAAATTGCCAAAAACATTTTGCGCCAACTAGGATATTATTCATACAAAACTAGCATTATTGTTGACATTAAAGAACAATCTAACGATATTAACCAAGGAGTTGAACTTGGTAATCAAGTCGGAGAAGAACTTGGAGCCGGTGATCAAGGAATTATGTTTGGGTATGCTACTAATGAAACTGAGCAATATATGCCTTTAGCAATTATGCTTGCTCATGAAATTGTTAAAATTGCTGATAAATACCGAGAAAATGGATCATTTAAATGAGCTAAAGCTGATATGAAATCCCAAGTAACTTTAGATTATAGCGATCCTTTACAAACTACTGTTGATACAATTTTATTTAGTATTCAACACTCGCCAAAGTACAACAAAGAAGAATTTGATGCTTTTATCAAAAATGTTGTCATTAAAGAAGCACTTGCTAAATACAATTTACAATTACCTTCAAAATTACTCATTAATCCTACTGGAAATTTTGTAATTGGTGGACCAACAGGAGATACAGGGTTAACTGGAAGAAAAATTATTGTTGATACTTACGGTGGGGCGGCTCGTCATGGCGGAGGGGCTTTTTCAGGTAAGGATGCCACAAAAATGGATCGTTCAGCTGCTTATGCAGCTCGGTGAATTGCTAAAAATATTGTAGCGGCTAACCTAGCAGATAAAGTTGAAATTCAAATTGCATATTCAATTGGAGTTGCAGAAGTTGTTTCGGTGATGGTTGAATGCTTTGGAACTAATAAAGTTGATGTCTCTTTAATTGAAGATGCCATTGTAAATCTTTTTGATTTAACTCCTAAAGGAATTATTAATTCACTAGATTTACGTAAACCAAAGTATTTGCTAACTTCATATTATGGACACTTTGGACGTAGTGATGTGGATTTCACTTGAGAACGCCTAGATAAAGTTGAAGAGATCAAAAATTACATTGCAAAACATAAATAA
- a CDS encoding FMN-dependent NADH-azoreductase yields MAKVLFLEGNLTKSESSYASQMLYEFKNQYMLAHPEDEVEMVNLNDTEFAQVFLHNSNFGTYWKDVNSDKWIDKLKSVDKVVLSCSMTNFGPNAVVKNFIDGVAVANKTFSYKYSKKGEAIGLLDHLSVMVVASQGTPRDWYLWGSHIEWLKGTWKFLGAKVVDTIEIAGTKLAPINTQTPAEYASSQKEVLMEKAKHF; encoded by the coding sequence ATGGCAAAAGTCTTATTTTTAGAGGGAAACCTCACTAAAAGTGAAAGTTCATATGCTTCACAAATGCTATATGAATTTAAAAATCAATACATGTTAGCTCATCCAGAAGATGAAGTGGAAATGGTTAATTTAAATGATACTGAATTTGCACAAGTATTTTTACACAATAGCAACTTTGGTACTTACTGAAAAGATGTTAATTCAGATAAATGAATTGATAAACTTAAAAGTGTAGATAAAGTAGTTTTATCATGTTCAATGACTAATTTTGGACCTAATGCAGTGGTAAAAAACTTTATTGATGGAGTAGCAGTAGCTAATAAAACCTTTTCATATAAATATTCTAAAAAAGGTGAAGCAATTGGATTACTTGATCACCTTTCAGTGATGGTAGTTGCTTCACAAGGAACCCCAAGAGATTGGTATTTATGAGGAAGTCACATTGAATGACTTAAAGGTACTTGAAAATTTTTAGGAGCTAAAGTGGTAGATACAATCGAAATAGCTGGAACTAAACTTGCACCAATTAATACTCAAACTCCAGCGGAATATGCAAGCTCTCAAAAAGAAGTTTTAATGGAAAAAGCTAAACACTTTTAA